A single genomic interval of Croceibacter atlanticus HTCC2559 harbors:
- a CDS encoding metallophosphatase domain-containing protein encodes MKIVCIADTHNRQDDLIIPDGDIIIHAGDLTEGGTKREVSQFISWFSSLPHTHKVFIAGNHDYYLEDIDLKKFTENLPKGVHYLHNSALTLGNINFWGTPQVPSLTRWAFKEPFYWNDIPKETDILISHVPPYEILDLHDRNFHLGDKVLAKRVDKLSLKYHIFGHVHDAYGLTRIKNTIFVNASSVDSTGRYFNPPIILDVSSKDLLE; translated from the coding sequence ATGAAAATTGTTTGCATAGCAGACACACACAACAGGCAAGATGATCTCATAATTCCAGATGGCGATATTATTATACACGCTGGAGATTTAACCGAAGGTGGCACTAAACGCGAAGTTTCACAGTTTATAAGCTGGTTTTCAAGTTTGCCACACACCCATAAAGTATTTATTGCAGGTAATCATGACTACTATCTTGAGGATATAGATCTAAAAAAGTTTACAGAAAACCTACCTAAAGGAGTTCATTATTTGCACAACTCAGCTCTTACACTTGGGAATATTAATTTTTGGGGTACACCACAAGTCCCTAGCTTAACACGATGGGCATTTAAAGAGCCATTTTACTGGAATGACATCCCAAAAGAAACAGATATACTTATTTCTCATGTACCACCATATGAAATTTTAGACTTACACGATCGGAACTTTCACTTAGGCGACAAGGTTTTAGCTAAACGTGTAGACAAACTATCTTTAAAGTATCACATCTTTGGTCATGTCCACGATGCCTATGGTCTCACAAGAATTAAAAACACCATCTTTGTTAATGCTAGCTCTGTAGATAGCACTGGCAGATATTTTAATCCTCCTATAATTTTAGACGTTTCATCTAAAGATTTGCTGGAGTAA
- the nusA gene encoding transcription termination factor NusA, whose product MENIALIESFSEFKDDKLIDRVTLMAILEEVFRSALKRKFGEDDNFDIIINPDKGDLEIWRNRVVVEDGMVEDDNSEISLTQARKIEPDFEVGEDVSEEVKLIDLGRRAILALRQNLIAKIHEHDNTNIYNQFKELIGEMYSAEVHHIRHRVVILLDDEGNELIMPKDRQIPSDFFRKGESVRGVIESVELKGNKPAIIFSRTSPLFLEKLFEQEIPEVFDGLIQVKKVVRIPGEKAKVAVDSYDDRIDPVGACVGVKGSRIHGIVRELGNENIDVINYTSNDQLLINRALSPARVTSVKLNSETMRAEVMLKPEEVSKAIGRGGHNIRLASQLTGYEIDVFREGVEEDVELKEFSDEIDAWIIAEFSKIGLDTAKAILEQDLDDLVRRTDLEEETIREVVQILREEFDQ is encoded by the coding sequence ATGGAGAATATTGCATTAATAGAATCGTTTTCTGAGTTTAAGGACGACAAGCTTATAGACAGAGTAACACTCATGGCTATACTTGAAGAGGTCTTTAGAAGTGCTTTAAAACGTAAGTTTGGTGAAGATGATAATTTTGATATTATCATTAACCCAGATAAAGGCGATTTAGAGATATGGAGAAACCGTGTAGTGGTTGAAGACGGTATGGTGGAAGATGATAACTCTGAAATTTCATTAACTCAGGCTAGAAAGATAGAACCTGATTTTGAAGTAGGAGAAGATGTGTCTGAAGAAGTTAAGCTTATCGATTTAGGAAGACGTGCTATTTTGGCATTACGCCAAAACTTGATTGCTAAAATTCACGAGCACGATAACACAAATATTTACAACCAATTTAAAGAATTAATTGGAGAGATGTACTCGGCAGAAGTACATCACATACGTCATCGTGTAGTAATTTTATTAGATGATGAAGGCAATGAGCTTATCATGCCTAAAGACCGCCAAATACCTTCAGATTTTTTCAGAAAAGGAGAAAGTGTACGCGGTGTAATAGAAAGCGTAGAATTAAAAGGAAATAAACCTGCAATTATTTTTTCTAGAACATCTCCTTTATTTTTGGAGAAATTGTTCGAACAGGAAATACCAGAAGTTTTTGATGGCTTAATTCAAGTTAAGAAAGTTGTGCGTATTCCTGGAGAAAAAGCAAAAGTAGCTGTAGATTCTTATGACGATCGTATAGATCCTGTTGGAGCTTGCGTTGGTGTAAAAGGATCACGTATTCATGGCATAGTTCGTGAATTAGGAAATGAAAATATAGATGTAATTAACTACACAAGTAACGACCAATTACTTATAAACAGAGCGCTAAGCCCTGCAAGAGTTACATCTGTAAAGCTTAATTCAGAAACCATGCGTGCCGAGGTTATGTTGAAGCCAGAAGAGGTTTCAAAAGCCATTGGTCGTGGAGGGCACAACATTAGATTAGCTAGTCAATTAACTGGTTATGAAATAGATGTGTTTAGAGAAGGTGTAGAAGAAGATGTAGAGTTAAAAGAATTCTCAGATGAAATTGATGCTTGGATCATAGCCGAATTTTCGAAAATTGGTTTAGATACAGCAAAAGCAATTTTAGAGCAGGATTTAGATGACTTGGTACGACGTACAGATTTGGAAGAAGAAACCATTCGTGAAGTCGTCCAAATATTAAGAGAAGAATTTGATCAGTAA
- the rimP gene encoding ribosome assembly cofactor RimP, whose amino-acid sequence MLKEKVDKLLQAVLDDNPSLFLIDYNITNDNSIGILIDGDNGVTVEDCITVSRAIEHNLDREEEDFSLEVGSIGATASLTLPRQYVKNIGRVLSVKTETEKIEAELVSADDNEIALKWKAREPKPVGKGKHTVEKEAVIPYEKIVEAKVMIKF is encoded by the coding sequence ATGTTGAAGGAAAAGGTAGATAAGTTATTGCAGGCAGTTTTAGACGACAATCCGTCACTGTTTTTAATAGATTACAACATTACTAATGATAATAGTATTGGCATCTTAATAGATGGAGATAATGGTGTAACTGTAGAAGATTGTATTACTGTAAGTCGTGCAATTGAGCATAATTTAGATAGAGAAGAAGAAGATTTTTCACTAGAGGTAGGATCAATAGGAGCAACTGCTTCGCTAACATTGCCTAGGCAATATGTTAAAAATATTGGAAGAGTCCTAAGTGTGAAAACTGAAACAGAAAAAATTGAAGCAGAACTTGTGTCTGCAGATGATAATGAGATAGCCTTAAAGTGGAAGGCTAGGGAGCCTAAGCCGGTAGGAAAAGGAAAACATACTGTAGAGAAAGAAGCGGTAATTCCTTATGAAAAAATTGTAGAAGCAAAAGTTATGATTAAATTCTAA
- a CDS encoding universal stress protein, whose translation MKNILVPTDFSEQAENALKVAAQFAKTYNADIYLLHMLELPMQLIDPTSNNNSQNLPESLFFMKLAHKRFEEVLASDYLEGVTVHETVHFHEAFDGIMEVSKEHDCDLIIMGSHGATGFKEMFIGSNTEKVVRYSEIPVLVIKQEIPNFRVDNFIFATDFSEETKRPFNEAVKFANKIDANIHLVYINTANKFKTTEEAEKKMSNFLEGMESKTFNLHIYNDRTIEEGILNYAQSIDAGLIGISTHGRKGLAHFFNGSLSEDIVNHAKRPVITFKI comes from the coding sequence ATGAAAAATATACTTGTCCCTACCGATTTTTCTGAACAAGCTGAAAACGCCTTAAAGGTTGCTGCACAATTTGCCAAAACTTACAATGCAGATATTTATTTGTTGCATATGCTAGAGCTACCTATGCAATTAATAGACCCTACAAGCAATAACAATTCTCAAAACTTACCAGAGTCTTTGTTTTTCATGAAATTAGCCCATAAGCGCTTTGAAGAGGTTTTGGCAAGTGATTATTTAGAAGGTGTTACAGTACATGAAACCGTTCACTTTCACGAAGCTTTTGATGGTATCATGGAAGTAAGTAAAGAACATGATTGCGACCTTATTATTATGGGATCTCACGGCGCAACAGGATTTAAAGAAATGTTTATTGGTAGTAATACTGAAAAGGTTGTAAGATATTCTGAGATTCCTGTGCTAGTGATTAAGCAAGAGATTCCAAATTTTAGAGTTGATAATTTTATTTTTGCAACAGACTTTTCTGAAGAAACCAAAAGACCCTTTAATGAGGCTGTAAAGTTTGCAAATAAAATAGATGCCAACATTCACTTAGTGTACATAAACACCGCCAACAAATTTAAAACTACCGAAGAAGCAGAAAAGAAAATGAGCAACTTCTTAGAAGGCATGGAATCTAAGACGTTTAATTTACACATATACAATGATCGTACTATAGAAGAAGGAATCTTAAATTACGCCCAAAGTATAGATGCTGGTTTAATAGGCATATCTACACACGGCAGAAAAGGTTTAGCCCACTTTTTTAATGGAAGCTTGAGCGAAGATATTGTTAACCACGCCAAACGTCCTGTAATTACATTTAAGATTTAG